A window of Gorilla gorilla gorilla isolate KB3781 chromosome 5, NHGRI_mGorGor1-v2.1_pri, whole genome shotgun sequence genomic DNA:
CaaagaaaggcaggaaagaagtctagaaagaggaagggagggatgatGAGGTCAGGGATGAGAGAGAACAAAAGGTGGGATCctgaggaagaaatgaaggagatgGTGGCACAAGGAAAgcagaacaaaaagacaaagtgGGCATAGGGCATGAGGGGCCAATGAGGTACAGGAGTGACAGTGACCTGGCATGCTGAGTGGCCTTGGGGGTGTGGCCAGAGGAATGGAGATCCACATGGGCCTAGAAGGCAGCAGCCCAGAGCCTGCCCGGCTTTCACCCTGCATCAGGTACCCACTCACCGTCCTTCTCAATCCTTCCTGCCACCACAATCCCTCAGCCAAGAGAGGTCTGATGTCTCATCCACACCAAAGTGCCAGCTGTCCCTTGCCAATCAGCAGAGGAGCAGGATGTCCCACCCCAGGGTGCCCCCTGAGATGCCAGCACTTCAAGTACTTTCCCGAACTGggggcaggaaggaggaagaCAATGGGACAACGAAACAGTAATGAACCCAAATGGGATAAAAGTGGAAGAGAGAAGGACAACAGAGATGGGGACAGAAAGGGGCAAAGGATGAGGAAAAGGTGTATCTATTATGGACCAGGCACTGAGGACGTCGTCTTTCATCCTGTCATCAACCCTGATTAGGAGGTAGGAACATCCCATCTTACAGATAAGCAAACTAAGGCTCAGAATGTTTAAGGACATCTACTAACGAAAGGCAGGGTAGGGAATCCAGCTTAGGTGATGTGCTTCCAAAATCCTTGTTCTCACTGCACCCCCTCCAGAGATACGGTGGATAAGGCTCAAGGACTCTGGGATAGAAAGCACAGCTGAGAAGCTGGGCTGCCCTCTGGAGGGAGGAAAGGTCTAGTTCCTGGGATCCCTGGTTCCAGGTTGCCATAGTTACTTGGTCTGTTTTCACCCCAAACACAGTAATGGGTGAGGGCAGCGGGAGGGGTGTGGGGGTTGCCTGGCTGGACACATGAggttcttcctccctccttcaggCCTGGGCTTATGGCCCAGGCAGCCCCTGTCCAGTCATCTGGGCATTGAGCCCAGGCCCAGCTCACACCCTCCAGCTGACCCAGGACACTCCTGCAGGGTCAGGCCTGAGGCACTGCTGGACAGGAGCAGCTGGAGGGGGATTCTTCCAGGTTGGCCTCAGACTCAATCCCTCACTTTGTCCTGCTCCCCTTCCTCCTAATTAGAATGCACagcctagccaggcatggtggctcacacctgtaatcccagcactttgggaggccgaagtgggcagcctggccaatatggtgaaaccctatctctattaaaaatacaaaaattagccgggtgtggtggcgtgcacctgtagtcccagctacttgagaggctgaggcagaagaatcacttgaacccaagaggcggaggttgcagtgagccaagatcgcgccactgcactccagcctgggtgagagagcaagactctgtctcaaaaaaaaaaaaaaaaaattaaaaacataagaaTGTACAGCTTTTTCTGCCTGCCCCACTCTTGTCTTTGTCTTTCATCTGGACTCTCAAGTCTCAGTCCCCTCCAGTTTAGGGCTTAGAGGAtatcctgccacatcccccttcCCTTCCAAATATCACCCCTTCTTCACCGAGGCTCCCACTTCCTGGGCTCTGAGCCTCTGGCCCCagcttttgttgtttgtttgagctGCTCATCCCGGACAGCAAGAAGAGGGGGAGAACCTGCTCGAGAGCAGGAGACCCAGAGGCTGCTCACCCTGAAGGGCGTGGGGACCCATCTTTCCTGTTGACTCACATTCCAGGGATGCGTATCCTCTAGTCTGTCACGCCATGAGACATCATTGCTAGACACAGATATACCCCAGAGTTGCAGGGGTAGGGGGGCAAGGGGATGACATGCAGTCTGTGATCCCGCACCCACCCCACCTCAGAGCCAGCTATGTCTTCAGTGCTTGATTCTTTGATGCTGGCTCTGGAAAAGCCACTTTCCCCCAAACTCCCCATCACGAGCCAGGAAGGCAGCCACCATTCCTTCAACTCCCTCCAAgttgtttatttaataataataaaaaagaaatgcacacGCATAAACCCgaactcccccccaccccaccctcccttACTCCCAGTAACTAGCTCCAAAATGCAAAAACTTCCCTTGTCCCACCTGGGGACTAAATTCCCACCTCCACTGCCATAACactagagaaacaaaataaaaaatatgcagcAGCTCaccacccaccccacaactgAACCTCACACAATCCCCTCAAACAAAGAAGCCGGGACTGGGGGTTCACAGGAATGAGAGGAGCCCTATATTCTGAAAAGGAATGAGAAGAGAGGTGAACACCCCCACCTCAAATAAGTGCTTAACCCCCACACCTGGTCTTTCCTTTACCAATTGCCCCAAGCCTGGGGATCAGGGAAATTTGAAACAGTCCCACCTGGCCACCTGGTACCCCCTCCCCCCGTTCTAAGTCAGTGTGAATGGCAGAGGTCAGGGATGATTGAGGTAGAGGGGCTGGTGGGAGGCCTGGTGGGCCTGGCTGGCTGCAGAGGCTGGCAAGGGGCCACCTGTGGCATTGCCTGGGGTTGGGGATGGCTGTTTTCGGAGCGAGGGGGGCACTGTGGAGGTCTTGATGTGAATCACCCTGGTGTCCATGACCTCACACTCGATCTGCATCATCTCCTCATAGTCCCCCGGGGCCCCACGGCCTGACAGGGTCTCTGTGAGAAGGGGAGAGTTAAGGAAGAGGAGATGGGGAGGCAAACAGGGAttgcagggaggaggagaggaggtcaGAAAAGTAGAGGtgagcagagagaaaaagaaagggcaaCAGTGAGGAGGCAGATCCATAGCGGGAGTTAAACAGGATGGCAGGGACAGAGTTTCGTGCAGGGGCAAGGAGAGGGTAGGAAAAGAAAAGGGCATTGAGTGTGGGGTCACACAGGAGAGGACATCAAGAGAAAAAAGTAAGTGAGAGTCTAGCAGGTTCCCGGCCCCCCGCCTCTGCCCAGTCATCTACCCAAGCACCTTCACCAGGGAAGGACCCTCACCCTTGTCTCCCTCCCAAGTCTCCTGCATGGTGCTCTTCCCTCCACCTACTTCCTGCTGCTTCTCACCTGTGGGTCCAGCAGCTCTCTGGATGCCCTgctcctctcccccttccccctcagCTCCCAGGCTGGATCTCCCTGTTGGAACTGCCCCCATACCCAGCAGGGAAAGAGTTACCATTGGGGGCCATGGCAGGCATCACCAGGGACATCTTGGGCCGGGAGGTCTTGTTGTGGCTGATGGCTGGGAGCAGCAGGTGGTCCTGGGGAACAGATGGGCCAGGCCAGAAGGGTGGAGGCAAAGATGCCAACAAGCTCCCCAGCCCTACTCTACATCCCCCCACTGAAGACAGACTGCTGGGAACCTGGGGTGACAGAGATGGAAGGGCAGGAGAAACTCACCCTTCGGAAAGAGACAACATAAAATGTGTCTTCCCGTCGGTCAATTGCATCCAAGAACGCTGGCTGCGAACGGTCTGGGTGGCGATATAGTTGCAGCTGGCCCACAGAATCCCTAGGCAGGTGGGGAAACAGGATTTGAGAGGAACTAAGCCCAATGCTCAGTTTCTACCAGGGAAGGGGGTAGGATGAGAGAAAAAGACAGGAGACCCCCAGTGGAGGAGGGAGGTATAATCCCACTGGTGACAGTAATGACAGGCACAGGACAGCTACTGGGGGTACAGCTCTTGAAAGTGGAATTTCACttaataagtaagcaccccaccCCACACTCACCTTTCTGGGGGTCCAGGGGGTTGGATGGGGACTGCCTTAACTGGAGGTGACTTCTTCCGTGGCTGAGACTTCTGGAAGGAGAAGTATCTAAGGACTTGGAGAGGgtgaagggaaaagggaaagagaCAAAACAGCCCCTGGAAGCTGATGCTACCTCCCACTCAACCCTCCACTTCCTTCAAACGATCCCTCAAACTTCCACAGCGAGATGCCCACTAGAAATCCCCAGACAAGGCCTTTAGCCCTTGTCTTCAAGTGGCCTTCCTTGAACCAGCCACCCGCCCTACCTGTCTCTCCTGGGCCCTCTGAGGGATCTTCCGCCGGCCTCTCTGGTGGCGCTGGACCCAGCCACTCAACTCGTCAGCAAGCCTGGGGAAGTGGAGGAGGCTCAGGACCTCCATGCCAGGCCAAGATTCCCACCCTCCTTGCCCACCCACAGGAGTGAGGAGAGGGCAGGGAGCACTGGCGCTTTAGTACACAGGCCAGCCAGGCTGACTGCAGAAGGCCTTGGGAGGCTGGCGGGGCTGGATGCCCCAGCAATGAATCCCACACCTCAGGGACTCAGTGCGGTTGAAGTGCCGGCAATCAGAGGAGAGGAAGAGCTGGTCTAGGTCTCTTAGTAGTAGCTCCTTGGCGCCCCCAGGGAAGGCTGTCAGGTTGCTGGAGTGAAGCAGGAAGGAGACAACACTTGGAGACTGCCCAGCACTCCCACAACAAAGAAGGCGATGATGGCAAGAGAAAGCTTTGGGTCCCCCTCACTGAAAGCGGGGAGAAGACCAACTCATACCCTCAAACGAGAGggggccctctctctctctcctcacctgAAACTGGGCTGGTctgtggggctgggctggggctccTTAGGGCCCTGGGAGGACCCCTGGAGAGGTTCAACTCCCTGAACTGGCTCTTGCTCTGAGAACCCCAGCAAGTGTCTCCGGGGTTGAGGCTCCCCCTTGTTCATCCGAGGAGAGATGGGAGCTGAAGGAGGCTCACTGATGCTGTGGATAAAGAAAGACTGAGCACAATGAAGAATTTCAGCTGTATCAAGTGTCTAGGTAAGAATAAAGACTCTGCAGATGGACTGCTTGAGTTGCAATCTGTTATACAAGCCTGAGTCTGCCTCTGTAAGATGGGAATAAGGATGGTCCCTACATACAAAAAAGACAGTGCATCACCTAGAGCCTAGAACTCAGTAAGCACTTAATAGTCACTATTTCTACCAgcattatcaccatcatctaCTCTCCACTGGAAAAATAATGGAGCaggaggccaggtgaggtggctcaagcctgtaatcctagcactttgggaggctgaggtgggcagactgcctgagctcaggagttcaagaccagcctgggcaacaacagtgaaaccctgtctctactaaaaaatacaaaaaattagccgggcatggtggcgtgcacctgtagtcccagctacttgggaggttgaggcaggagaatcacttgaacccaggaagcggaggttgcagtgagccgagatcgtgccactgcactccagcctgggcaacagaacaaggctccatctccaagaaaaaaagacaaataatggaGCAGGAAGGGGCTGGCCAGACACATCATCGGTGCCAAGGACACCAGAACCATTTGTGTATAAGCAGAAGGAAATGGCCTGGGCCAAAGCAGGCAGTTAGGAGGCTGTAACGTGGGCTCCACCTGGAAGGTTCTAGTGAAACAAGGAAGGTCTCACCTGACAGGTCCAAAGTTGAAGGCAATGAAGAGAAGGAAGACCATGATGCAGACCACCTTCCTGTTTCCAGACCCTAACTTGAGCTCACTGTTCTAAGGTACaaagaaagagacaagaaaaagGGGAATCATTCCAAGGAGGCTGTATTCCTGTTGGTCTCCCAGGGACAGACTGGTCTTACTTCAGCCAGCAGGGCCTCCAGCCGCCGCCGGAGGGCAGCATTCTCTCGGCGGAGCTGCTGGTTGTCAGCCAGTACTGCTTGCAGCCGAGCCTCCAGTCCCTGCAgatactctttcttctttctccggGACTGGCAGGCTGACTCCCGGTTCTTGATCATTCGCTGCTGCCGCTTCAGCAGCTTTGCCTAGGCACCCGGAAGGTCAAAAAAGAATGACAGATGAGTTGGCAGAAGGAGACTATGCTCTCAAACCCCAAGGAATGATTTACCCAAAGCTCACATGGCCATTCCCCTGCCTTCCTGACCCACCTACACAGCCAGAGAGGTTTTTCCTCTCTACTCAAACACGCTAGGGAAGGGGCCCTTCTTTCAAACATTCCCTGCTACTGCTCCTCAGAGGTGGGAAAGGTTAGAGAAGAACTTTCTCCATGCTGGTGGAAACTCTTTTCTTCGTAACTCTTTCTTCCTGTCAACCCACATTTGTAGGGTTCAAAGTTTAACCTTGTTATACTGCTTATACAGTTTACCTGATTTTCCCCTAGGAGGCAGCCTCCCTCCCCAACTATGGCCACGACCGTAGTCGTATAGTACAGTATGACTTCCTTGCCTTTAATTTATGGAGACCAACCCCATTTCTCCATCTGCAGTGACAGCAAACCTAAAGGACCCTAAAACTACCTGGAGTTGATATTCATATAGAAACAGGAGTCCATTCTGACCCTCAGAATGATCTAATGGGTCCGTTTCCTCACTTTTTTCTCCTAGGTCTCGACTCCCTCCTCATCCCACAGTTCTCTCCATGGCAAgacttccctcttcccttcccatcACTCGCCCTACTTCTCTCCTCCCCAACACTTACATCCACTTCAGGCGGGCAGGAGTTTCCAGGCATAGGAGCGGGAACGATGCTCTTCCTCTCAGGCCGTGTTAGAGAGGGAGCCGGCCCTTCAGGCTGGACTCGAATAGCACCCTGGATGAGGACAACTGGGGACACTGGGGTAAGTAAGCAGAGGTCAGAGGGCTGTGCGCTGGGTGGGGTCCTTGTGTCCACACCCACACCAGAGCACCCAAGGATTGGGCAGCCTCAATGGCTGCAAGCTCTCTGACAGGGTCAATGCAGCCcgcctccttttctcctttttttcttttttgagatgcattcttgctctgtcgaccaggctggagtgcagtggcgcgatctcggctcactgcaagctccgcctcccgggttcacgccattctcctgcctcagcctccccagcagctggaactacagacgcacgccaccacgcctggctaatttttttgtatttttagtagagacggggtttcactgtgttagtcgggatggtctcgatctcctgaccttgtgatccgcccgccttggcctcccaaagtgctgggattacaggcgtgagccactgtgcccggccctttttttttttttatttaattaattaatttttatttttattttttggtttttcttttttctttttttttttttttgagacaaagtctcgctttgtcgcccaggctggagtgcagtggcatgatctcggctcactgcaacctccgcctcctgggttcaagtgattctcctgcctcagcctcccgaggagctgggattacaggcgcctgccactactccacgctaatttttgtatttttagtagagacaaggtttcaccacgttggccaggctggtcttaaacttctgacctcaggtgatccgcctgcctcagcctcccaaagtgctgggattaccggcgtgagccaccatgcccggcccttttctccttcttcagTACCTGGCGGTGGCTGGACGAGGGGCTGCAGAAGGACTGTGGTGCTGGGAGGCACAGCTCTGGATGGCATTGGGACCGTGGTTAGCACTACAGGTTTGGGCTGCAGTGGCGGCTTCCGGGTGGGCAGGGCTTTGCCTGAAGGAAGGTgagagaaaagaacaagaaatgTCAGGACCACAGGCCTCTCACTAGGGATTCCAAGTGTCAGGAGACTCCATTACCTGAGGAGCCATCAAGGGATGGGCCCATGCTGATCTGGACAGCTCCAAGTGAGGGGGCTGGGACATCCCACAGGAGGCATCCTGAAGGGGACAGGGACTCTGTCTTCACTTCCAGGACCTCCTCTCCTATAAAAGCCTATGTGGGGCATTCCAGAGATACATTAGTCAGGAAGAGTGTCGAGGAGAAGGAACTGAAGAAGAGAAAGCTCTCATACCTCTAGGTCAGGAGGAACTCACTGGAAAacctggaggaaggaaggaaggtgctGCTCACCTGGCTGGAGGAGTCGGCTGAGAGCAGGGAGGCCTCAGAGTTGACGGAAGAACATGGAGAGACAGGTTCTATCTTGGTCTGGACATCTGTGGGAGGCAGGATGAGGCAAAAGCTGGATATCATGTAAACACTGAAGGGTTAAGAGGGTTAAGatgggaggctgggcatggtggctcacgcctgtaatctcagcactttgggaggccaaggcgggcagatcacctgaggtcaggagttcaagaccagcctgaccaacatggagaaaccccgtctctactaaaaatacaaaattagtcgggcatggtggcacatccctgtgtcccagatactcaggaggctgagggaggagaatcgcttgaacctgggaggcaaaggttgcagtgagccaagatcgcgccattgcactccagcctgggcaagaagagcaaaactccatctcaaaaaaataaaaaagagggttAAGATGGGGAAATGGGTCCTTTCTCTTTGAACCTGAAAATAAAACTCTTCTGGCCCTAGATTACAGGCCATCCAGGAGGGGCAGTCACAGAGCTGCTCACCTGCTGGCTCTCCGCCCCGCTTTTCGCCTAgtgcttccctttctcctttagtGGCTCTTCTGATTTTTCTCATCTCTGCTCCATGTTCCTCAAAGCTGTCTTTGCCCTTCTGCGTTTCCCTCTTTCTTGTTCACAGAACTTGTTTATTCACATAGAATAGGCCTGAGCAGGGGAAGTGGCAGGGGGGTCTCCAGCATTCACATGGCCCAAATTCCTATCTTGCTGGATTTCCACCTTATCCTGGCCCAATGCATCTCCATGCTGACAACCGCCAAGTGTGCATCTCCCCCTGGCTGCTCACCTGCACCAGATTCTGACTTCCAAGCTGCCTGCTGGTCCCttccattctcatgcctcaccagTCACCCAAATCTAACTGGCCATAAATGAGGCTTCCTGATTGCCCCGTCACACAAGTTTTCCTCCCAGGCACCAAACAGCAAAGCCTCAGTCACCTCTGAGCCCTCATGGCCTCCAATAAATCTGCCTTTATGACTTGTTGATCACTCCATGAAAGAAAATGCTAGGCCCCATGTCGGTGAAATAAAACCCTTCTGAGGGCCAGATTCAGCCCACAGGTCAA
This region includes:
- the ATF6B gene encoding cyclic AMP-dependent transcription factor ATF-6 beta isoform X1, whose amino-acid sequence is MGRGGPWEPSHGWGVGGKMAELMLLSEIADPTRFFTDNLLSPEDWGLQNSTLYSGLDEVAEEQTQLFRCPEQDVPFDGSSLDVGMDVSPPEPPWELLPIFPDLQVKSEPSSPCSSSSLSSESSRLSTEPSSEALGVGEVLHVKTESLAPPLCLLGDDPTSSFETVQINVIPTSDDSSDVQTKIEPVSPCSSVNSEASLLSADSSSQAFIGEEVLEVKTESLSPSGCLLWDVPAPSLGAVQISMGPSLDGSSGKALPTRKPPLQPKPVVLTTVPMPSRAVPPSTTVLLQPLVQPPPVSPVVLIQGAIRVQPEGPAPSLTRPERKSIVPAPMPGNSCPPEVDAKLLKRQQRMIKNRESACQSRRKKKEYLQGLEARLQAVLADNQQLRRENAALRRRLEALLAENSELKLGSGNRKVVCIMVFLLFIAFNFGPVSISEPPSAPISPRMNKGEPQPRRHLLGFSEQEPVQGVEPLQGSSQGPKEPQPSPTDQPSFSNLTAFPGGAKELLLRDLDQLFLSSDCRHFNRTESLRLADELSGWVQRHQRGRRKIPQRAQERQKSQPRKKSPPVKAVPIQPPGPPERDSVGQLQLYRHPDRSQPAFLDAIDRREDTFYVVSFRRDHLLLPAISHNKTSRPKMSLVMPAMAPNETLSGRGAPGDYEEMMQIECEVMDTRVIHIKTSTVPPSLRKQPSPTPGNATGGPLPASAASQAHQASHQPLYLNHP
- the ATF6B gene encoding cyclic AMP-dependent transcription factor ATF-6 beta isoform X2; its protein translation is MAELMLLSEIADPTRFFTDNLLSPEDWGLQNSTLYSGLDEVAEEQTQLFRCPEQDVPFDGSSLDVGMDVSPPEPPWELLPIFPDLQVKSEPSSPCSSSSLSSESSRLSTEPSSEALGVGEVLHVKTESLAPPLCLLGDDPTSSFETVQINVIPTSDDSSDVQTKIEPVSPCSSVNSEASLLSADSSSQAFIGEEVLEVKTESLSPSGCLLWDVPAPSLGAVQISMGPSLDGSSGKALPTRKPPLQPKPVVLTTVPMPSRAVPPSTTVLLQPLVQPPPVSPVVLIQGAIRVQPEGPAPSLTRPERKSIVPAPMPGNSCPPEVDAKLLKRQQRMIKNRESACQSRRKKKEYLQGLEARLQAVLADNQQLRRENAALRRRLEALLAENSELKLGSGNRKVVCIMVFLLFIAFNFGPVSISEPPSAPISPRMNKGEPQPRRHLLGFSEQEPVQGVEPLQGSSQGPKEPQPSPTDQPSFSNLTAFPGGAKELLLRDLDQLFLSSDCRHFNRTESLRLADELSGWVQRHQRGRRKIPQRAQERQSQPRKKSPPVKAVPIQPPGPPERDSVGQLQLYRHPDRSQPAFLDAIDRREDTFYVVSFRRDHLLLPAISHNKTSRPKMSLVMPAMAPNETLSGRGAPGDYEEMMQIECEVMDTRVIHIKTSTVPPSLRKQPSPTPGNATGGPLPASAASQAHQASHQPLYLNHP
- the ATF6B gene encoding cyclic AMP-dependent transcription factor ATF-6 beta isoform X3 — protein: MAELMLLSEIADPTRFFTDNLLSPEDWGLQNSTLYSGLDEVAEEQTQLFRCPEQDVPFDGSSLDVGMDVSPPEPPWELLPIFPDLQVKSEPSSPCSSSSLSSESSRLSTEPSSEALGVGEVLHVKTESLAPPLCLLGDDPTSSFETVQINVIPTSDDSSDVQTKIEPVSPCSSVNSEASLLSADSSSQAFIGEEVLEVKTESLSPSGCLLWDVPAPSLGAVQISMGPSLDGSSGKALPTRKPPLQPKPVVLTTVPMPSRAVPPSTTVLLQPLVQPPPVSPVVLIQGAIRVQPEGPAPSLTRPERKSIVPAPMPGNSCPPEVDAKLLKRQQRMIKNRESACQSRRKKKEYLQGLEARLQAVLADNQQLRRENAALRRRLEALLAENSELKLGSGNRKVVCIMVFLLFIAFNFGPVSISEPPSAPISPRMNKGEPQPRRHLLGFSEQEPVQGVEPLQGSSQGPKEPQPSPTDQPSFSNLTAFPGGAKELLLRDLDQLFLSSDCRHFNRTESLRLADELSGWVQRHQRGRRKIPQRAQERQSLDTSPSRSLSHGRSHLQLRQSPSNPLDPQKGILWASCNYIATQTVRSQRSWMQLTDGKTHFMLSLSEGTTCCSQPSATTRPPGPRCPW